In one Legionella clemsonensis genomic region, the following are encoded:
- a CDS encoding glycoside hydrolase family 76 protein — protein sequence MQKIRKIIVLSVLIVLPLSLAYSFTTTDVHPHATDVNQNQEFRDMVIAHIRSVANHRIFHTPIAETSLDKLWNTSYQIPNWSTDIGIYYQGTQIGRASVQGPNLPQVLQSATEHALKNTNLKPITAKELEQFRFKVNFDYYPTQTYAFIEYLKRGLELLGNRVAVRRLEVPLIKEQIANSQHYLLNVMHPSLYGFFKFYDAGQDKQEKRLRTIYSASSLYTLMKLYQYNHDPILEKNFKPIAKFIVSMQVPSGPHAGGFYYSFNPVTSKKQCRVVVGTTSKTIFTLLELYHFYNDDSYLATAKKAGDWLLTMIKPDGNVSPIAKCEGTDWHVYDRYSFLYSGQVLSALSRLYAITKDQRYYKGATKIANHFKEEVKQQGAFVGDDFRPKNSISTSWVLMAMIDYAKINNEAVYRRIIQETAAKILSLQITNKHDAYTYGRYRDAITPSGNGWINEVMGVLYDFCQNEHLNNCDQYRQPMLLTTRWLLQNAYTKANTYDVKNPERAIGGFITNFSSQTVRTDAVCHGVNSLLSLLAMVGDTKEPLLVVPERPFAEILPSLRAGRLT from the coding sequence ATGCAAAAAATTAGAAAAATAATTGTCTTATCTGTTCTTATTGTTTTACCTCTTTCCCTTGCATATTCTTTCACAACCACTGACGTTCACCCCCACGCGACAGACGTTAATCAAAATCAAGAGTTTCGTGATATGGTCATTGCCCATATTCGTTCTGTTGCCAATCATCGCATTTTTCACACCCCGATTGCAGAAACCTCACTGGATAAGCTTTGGAATACCTCCTACCAGATACCTAACTGGAGTACTGACATAGGTATTTATTATCAAGGTACCCAAATTGGTCGAGCCAGCGTTCAGGGTCCCAATTTACCCCAGGTTTTGCAATCGGCTACTGAACATGCTTTAAAAAATACAAACTTAAAACCAATAACGGCTAAAGAATTAGAACAATTCCGCTTTAAGGTAAATTTTGACTATTACCCTACGCAAACCTATGCCTTTATTGAATATTTAAAAAGGGGATTAGAACTATTGGGAAATCGCGTGGCCGTAAGACGTTTAGAGGTGCCTTTGATCAAAGAACAAATAGCCAATAGTCAACATTATTTGCTTAATGTAATGCATCCCTCTCTATATGGATTTTTTAAGTTTTATGACGCGGGACAGGATAAACAAGAAAAGCGGCTACGTACCATTTATAGTGCTTCCAGTTTGTATACTCTCATGAAACTTTATCAATATAACCATGACCCGATACTGGAAAAAAATTTCAAACCTATTGCTAAATTTATAGTCTCCATGCAGGTACCTTCTGGTCCTCATGCAGGAGGATTTTATTACTCTTTTAATCCTGTAACATCCAAAAAACAATGCCGTGTTGTTGTGGGGACAACCTCCAAAACCATTTTTACGCTTTTAGAACTGTATCATTTTTATAATGATGATAGCTATCTCGCTACTGCTAAAAAGGCAGGTGATTGGTTATTAACCATGATAAAACCTGATGGCAATGTATCACCTATTGCCAAATGTGAAGGAACAGATTGGCATGTTTACGATAGATATTCTTTCCTTTACTCAGGCCAGGTCCTTTCAGCACTTTCACGCTTGTATGCCATTACCAAGGATCAACGTTATTATAAGGGCGCGACAAAAATTGCCAATCATTTTAAAGAAGAGGTTAAGCAACAAGGCGCCTTTGTTGGCGATGATTTTCGACCCAAGAATTCTATTTCTACCAGCTGGGTTCTCATGGCAATGATTGACTATGCCAAAATTAATAATGAGGCGGTTTATCGACGCATTATTCAAGAAACCGCTGCAAAAATATTGTCGCTGCAAATCACCAATAAACATGATGCTTACACTTATGGACGCTATCGTGATGCTATTACTCCTAGCGGCAATGGTTGGATTAATGAAGTGATGGGGGTTCTTTATGACTTTTGTCAAAACGAGCATTTAAACAATTGTGATCAGTATCGTCAGCCCATGTTATTAACTACTCGTTGGCTATTACAAAATGCCTATACCAAGGCCAACACCTATGATGTCAAAAATCCGGAACGAGCCATAGGGGGGTTCATTACCAATTTTAGCAGTCAAACTGTACGTACCGATGCTGTTTGCCATGGTGTAAATAGTTTGCTTAGCTTGTTAGCTATGGTAGGGGACACCAAAGAACCCTTATTGGTAGTTCCCGAAAGACCTTTTGCCGAAATTTTACCCTCCTTAAGGGCAGGCAGACTCACGTGA
- a CDS encoding MFS transporter: MKHSWLKTVFPIAAIFSFRMLGLFMLIPVFTVFAGKLEGATPTLIGFALGSYGLSQGLLQMPFGMLSDRFGRKSILTIGLVIFACGSLIGALSQSIYTMIVARILQGTGAIGSVLIALMADLTPDEYRTRAMAVIGMTIGLSFSLAMVVSPAITTHFGLAGIFYLTTVLAFMGLYLLHFVIPTPRKESFHVDSEANPSLLKTVLANPHLQRLNLGIFFQHFILTATFFVIPLLLQQHINQKQLYQQWHFYLPLMVFSFIFMIPFILLAEKKRKMKSVFISSVMTVSLMQLFLAFMNQQWLGLWIVMFFYFIAFNILEATLPSLISKQSEATSKGTAMGVYSSSQFLGIFAGGALAGVLYQLGGSMLIFIVNASLGVIWFIIALFMKPDVYLSTLILTYPTNIKDTQQLLDLLKNLQGVRDVTISQAEQVIYLRVDKSSYQEGSAVKLLQQITS; this comes from the coding sequence ATGAAACACTCTTGGTTAAAAACGGTTTTTCCCATTGCCGCTATTTTTTCATTTCGTATGCTTGGTTTGTTCATGCTGATTCCAGTGTTTACCGTGTTTGCTGGTAAACTTGAAGGGGCAACCCCTACCTTAATTGGTTTTGCCTTGGGAAGTTATGGCTTAAGTCAGGGGTTGCTGCAAATGCCCTTTGGCATGCTTTCCGATCGGTTTGGTCGTAAATCAATACTCACGATAGGTTTGGTTATTTTTGCTTGTGGCAGTTTAATCGGCGCATTAAGCCAGTCAATTTATACAATGATAGTTGCAAGAATTCTGCAGGGTACAGGCGCAATTGGTAGCGTGCTTATTGCGCTTATGGCTGATTTAACACCGGATGAATATCGGACAAGAGCCATGGCTGTGATTGGTATGACTATTGGTTTGTCATTTAGTTTAGCCATGGTTGTCAGTCCTGCTATTACTACCCATTTTGGTCTAGCCGGCATTTTTTATTTAACCACAGTCCTTGCTTTCATGGGGCTTTATTTATTGCATTTTGTGATACCAACACCTCGAAAAGAAAGTTTCCATGTTGACAGTGAAGCCAATCCATCTCTTCTTAAAACAGTATTGGCTAATCCACATTTACAACGCTTAAATCTGGGAATATTTTTTCAACATTTTATTTTAACAGCGACCTTTTTTGTGATTCCCCTCCTTCTGCAGCAACACATTAATCAAAAACAGTTATATCAGCAGTGGCATTTTTATTTACCATTAATGGTTTTCTCGTTTATTTTCATGATTCCTTTTATCCTGCTGGCCGAAAAAAAGCGGAAAATGAAATCTGTTTTTATCAGCTCTGTGATGACAGTTAGTCTAATGCAACTCTTTTTAGCCTTTATGAATCAACAGTGGCTTGGTTTATGGATTGTAATGTTTTTTTATTTTATTGCCTTCAATATTCTTGAAGCGACTCTACCTTCCTTAATTTCCAAACAATCTGAAGCCACTAGCAAAGGAACAGCTATGGGAGTCTATTCCAGCAGTCAATTCTTAGGGATTTTTGCAGGTGGTGCTCTTGCTGGAGTTCTTTATCAGCTGGGTGGGAGTATGCTGATATTTATTGTGAATGCTTCTTTAGGTGTAATCTGGTTTATCATTGCCTTATTTATGAAGCCTGACGTTTATTTATCAACATTGATCTTAACTTACCCTACAAACATCAAAGATACACAACAGCTATTGGATTTATTAAAAAACTTGCAGGGAGTGCGTGATGTAACCATTTCTCAAGCTGAACAAGTTATCTACTTGCGTGTTGATAAGTCTTCCTATCAAGAGGGAAGTGCCGTAAAACTTTTACAGCAAATCACAAGTTAA
- the rplQ gene encoding 50S ribosomal protein L17: MRHRNSGRSFSRTSSHRKAMFSNMCTSLIEHELIKTTLPKAKELRRYIEPLITVSKKDSVASRRYVFDRLRSKSAVGKLFTTLGPRYVERPGGYVRVLKCGYRPGDNAPMAIVELVDRPMEEQAEE, from the coding sequence ATGCGTCACCGTAATTCAGGCCGTAGTTTTAGCCGCACAAGTAGCCATAGAAAGGCGATGTTTTCAAATATGTGTACATCGTTAATTGAGCATGAATTGATTAAAACAACATTGCCCAAAGCAAAAGAACTGCGTCGCTACATTGAGCCTCTTATCACTGTTAGTAAAAAGGATTCTGTTGCTTCAAGACGTTATGTCTTTGATCGATTACGCTCAAAAAGTGCTGTCGGAAAATTATTCACGACTTTAGGTCCTCGCTATGTAGAGCGTCCGGGTGGTTATGTCAGAGTTCTAAAATGCGGCTATCGTCCTGGCGATAACGCTCCTATGGCTATCGTGGAATTGGTTGATAGGCCCATGGAAGAACAAGCTGAAGAGTAA
- a CDS encoding beta-ketoacyl-[acyl-carrier-protein] synthase family protein translates to MNKRRVAITGLGIVSPLGNDVSSTWQNLMAGQSGIAGIRHFDASGFPTRIAAEVKGFQLNPCIKGKHNRFAMPFTQYALEAAYQAFDDAGITPSLQTASRWGVVTGSGMMTAEFSYLQRFQNTCAADGVVNWQVLQEKARDFYHLVDFGKTTSNSGLSLLIQQFGIKGYASSVHTACASGGQALGLAMQVIRRGEADFMLAGGFDSMINPLGLSSFCLLGALSTYNETPATASRPFDKTRNGFVLGEGAAFLILEEWSKAKARGAKIYAELAGEGNSLSSYRITDSHPNGDGAIQAIQRALEDAQVTARDVDYVNAHGTSTKMNDLSETNAIKAVFKDYAKQLPVSSTKSQTGHLIAAAGALEAVLSVLSIQHAHIPPTANLTTVDPECDLDYVVDGPREKSLGVVLSNSFGFGGSNSCLLFKHPEFGGAS, encoded by the coding sequence ATGAACAAAAGACGAGTGGCAATTACAGGGTTGGGTATTGTTTCACCCCTGGGCAATGATGTTAGTTCTACCTGGCAGAATCTAATGGCAGGCCAGTCAGGAATTGCTGGAATCAGGCATTTTGATGCCAGCGGTTTCCCCACTCGCATTGCTGCAGAAGTGAAAGGATTTCAACTTAATCCCTGTATAAAAGGCAAACACAATCGTTTTGCCATGCCGTTTACCCAATATGCACTGGAGGCTGCTTATCAAGCTTTTGATGATGCAGGTATTACTCCTTCTCTGCAAACCGCTTCTCGCTGGGGCGTGGTAACTGGTAGCGGTATGATGACTGCTGAATTTAGCTATTTACAACGCTTTCAAAACACTTGTGCTGCTGATGGAGTCGTTAATTGGCAAGTCTTGCAAGAAAAAGCACGAGATTTTTACCATTTAGTTGATTTTGGTAAGACCACTTCTAACTCAGGTCTTTCTTTGCTAATTCAGCAGTTTGGAATCAAAGGTTATGCATCCTCGGTACACACTGCTTGTGCGTCAGGAGGGCAGGCTCTGGGACTAGCCATGCAGGTTATTCGCCGAGGCGAAGCAGATTTTATGCTGGCAGGTGGTTTCGACTCAATGATTAATCCCCTTGGCTTATCCAGTTTTTGCTTGTTGGGTGCTTTATCCACTTACAATGAAACACCGGCAACGGCAAGCAGGCCTTTTGATAAAACGCGTAATGGTTTTGTGCTTGGTGAGGGTGCTGCATTTTTAATTCTTGAAGAATGGAGCAAAGCAAAAGCGCGTGGTGCAAAAATTTATGCGGAGTTGGCTGGTGAGGGTAATTCTCTAAGTTCTTATCGCATCACTGATTCTCATCCAAATGGGGATGGTGCCATTCAGGCGATTCAACGAGCGTTGGAGGATGCTCAAGTGACTGCTCGAGATGTGGATTACGTTAATGCCCATGGCACATCAACCAAGATGAATGATTTAAGTGAAACCAATGCGATAAAAGCAGTATTTAAAGACTATGCTAAACAACTTCCTGTGAGTTCGACAAAAAGCCAGACAGGACATTTAATTGCGGCCGCTGGCGCTCTCGAAGCAGTGCTGTCAGTTTTAAGTATCCAGCATGCACACATTCCGCCAACCGCAAATTTAACGACAGTAGATCCTGAGTGTGATTTGGATTATGTCGTTGATGGTCCTCGGGAAAAATCCTTAGGGGTTGTCCTCTCAAATTCATTTGGTTTTGGTGGCTCCAATAGTTGTTTATTATT
- the rpsD gene encoding 30S ribosomal protein S4 codes for MARYLGPKCKLSRREGTDLFLKSGVRDHKLKCKSEKLPGQHGANKPRLSDYGVQLREKQKIRRLYGILEKQFHNYYKKAARQPGSTGENLMVLLERRLDNVVYRMGFASTRAEARQLVAHKAILVNDQVVNIPSYLVKPGDVVSIRQKAKGQGRIQAAVALSEQRASCDWLTVDSSTFKGTFSTVPTLNDLSTYYNVNLVVELYSK; via the coding sequence ATGGCTAGATACCTTGGTCCAAAATGTAAATTGTCACGTAGAGAAGGCACTGATTTATTCTTGAAAAGTGGTGTTCGTGACCACAAATTAAAGTGTAAGTCTGAAAAGCTGCCAGGGCAGCATGGTGCCAATAAACCTCGCCTTAGTGACTACGGTGTGCAATTACGTGAAAAACAAAAAATCAGACGCCTTTATGGCATTCTGGAAAAACAATTTCATAACTATTATAAAAAGGCAGCTAGACAACCAGGATCTACTGGCGAGAATTTAATGGTTCTTCTTGAAAGACGCCTTGATAATGTTGTTTACAGAATGGGTTTTGCCAGTACTCGTGCTGAAGCCAGACAGTTAGTTGCACATAAAGCAATATTGGTTAATGATCAGGTGGTTAACATTCCTTCTTACCTGGTCAAGCCTGGTGATGTCGTTTCTATACGTCAAAAGGCTAAAGGGCAAGGTCGAATTCAAGCTGCTGTTGCGCTATCTGAGCAGCGTGCTTCTTGTGATTGGTTAACGGTTGATTCAAGTACTTTCAAAGGCACTTTTTCAACTGTACCAACACTGAATGATTTATCCACCTATTATAATGTTAATTTAGTTGTAGAACTTTACTCTAAGTAA
- the fabL gene encoding enoyl-[acyl-carrier-protein] reductase FabL: protein MSGVFANKVALITGGARGIGKATALKLAQAGSDIAIVYYNSSDEAQHLIEDIQQLGRKAVALQANVADHQSVKEMFAQFREHFSALHFLISNAASGVLKPALKMSTKHWRWCLETNALALNHLVVEGRELMPPQSRVIALSSLGSHRAIPNYAFIGASKAALEALVRSLSLELAEFGITVNTVSAGVVDTDALKHFPNRQQLLDEYHAHALSAEPLTPEHVADAIYLLCLPEAKMINAHTLFVDAGYSRVG, encoded by the coding sequence ATGAGTGGTGTATTTGCTAACAAAGTGGCATTGATAACCGGCGGAGCGCGGGGTATTGGTAAAGCGACTGCTTTAAAATTAGCACAAGCTGGCAGCGACATTGCAATTGTTTATTATAATAGTTCAGACGAAGCTCAACATTTGATTGAAGACATTCAGCAACTGGGACGCAAAGCGGTCGCCTTGCAGGCGAACGTTGCGGATCACCAGTCAGTAAAAGAAATGTTTGCGCAATTTCGAGAACATTTCTCAGCACTTCATTTTTTAATCAGTAATGCGGCTAGTGGTGTTTTAAAGCCCGCGTTAAAAATGTCGACCAAACATTGGCGTTGGTGTTTGGAGACCAATGCTTTGGCTCTAAATCACTTGGTAGTTGAGGGACGTGAATTAATGCCACCTCAAAGCCGTGTTATTGCTCTATCAAGCTTAGGCTCACATCGGGCAATTCCCAATTATGCCTTTATTGGTGCCTCCAAAGCTGCTCTGGAAGCGCTGGTTCGTTCTTTAAGTCTTGAATTAGCAGAATTTGGCATTACTGTGAATACAGTTTCAGCAGGTGTGGTTGATACGGATGCATTAAAGCACTTTCCTAACCGCCAGCAATTATTGGATGAATATCATGCTCATGCTTTATCGGCCGAGCCTCTCACGCCAGAACATGTAGCAGATGCCATTTATCTTCTCTGTTTGCCGGAAGCAAAAATGATTAATGCTCATACTCTATTTGTAGATGCAGGTTATAGTCGAGTTGGATAA
- a CDS encoding protein kinase domain-containing protein has product MAQIIDLFNLIPATRSLLANLLIANKNKTTFAKGSHWVNDEEIILSHRIIMHLNSNATKNVYEVLDDNLYGKGCFGELYLSLVTLVFEENTLIAKIRPEEKQRLVKAQPLKYVSKEQAEREVSNLTTLGFFHCKPLTIDDAQSYITMRKLPGVPLKVLIEANQLTIQQRYNLTCILVQTYKEQIMEKGLIHRDINPGNILINEQFVTHFVDAAFAIPKGYDDSRDHHGAIPYAAPECYSLYENSTVKTDIYALARVLMLVWGDDMFGNPDFRPTDVIWTAKHPSFATLFSRMDEIPTCHEEIRSLLRSMMHEDAFERADLTQIFTTLDGLANQLTPIANPDKTTFVSSVNSAAPVKVDSESNETPSELSNPNVNNYYTEDDEEGYNAYYGFT; this is encoded by the coding sequence ATGGCTCAAATTATCGATTTATTCAATTTAATACCCGCTACACGCTCCTTATTGGCCAACCTTTTAATTGCGAATAAAAACAAAACTACGTTTGCGAAAGGTTCTCATTGGGTTAATGACGAGGAAATTATTCTTAGTCATCGTATCATCATGCACTTAAACTCCAACGCCACCAAAAATGTCTATGAAGTTCTTGATGACAATCTTTACGGCAAAGGGTGTTTTGGCGAACTTTATTTAAGTTTAGTCACGCTGGTGTTTGAAGAAAACACATTAATTGCCAAAATTAGGCCGGAAGAAAAACAACGTCTGGTCAAGGCACAACCTTTAAAATATGTTTCCAAAGAACAAGCCGAAAGAGAGGTTAGTAATTTAACCACCTTGGGATTTTTTCATTGTAAACCACTGACTATCGACGATGCACAAAGTTATATTACCATGCGTAAACTACCTGGTGTGCCTCTTAAGGTATTAATTGAAGCGAATCAGCTCACTATTCAGCAAAGATATAACTTAACCTGTATTTTAGTGCAAACCTATAAAGAGCAAATCATGGAGAAAGGTTTAATCCATCGTGATATTAATCCCGGAAATATTTTAATCAATGAGCAATTTGTTACCCATTTTGTCGATGCGGCATTTGCAATTCCTAAGGGATATGATGATTCTAGAGACCACCATGGCGCTATTCCTTATGCAGCCCCTGAATGCTATTCACTCTATGAGAACAGCACGGTTAAAACAGACATCTATGCCCTGGCTCGAGTGCTCATGCTTGTCTGGGGGGATGATATGTTTGGCAATCCCGATTTTCGTCCAACCGATGTGATTTGGACTGCCAAACACCCTTCTTTTGCCACCTTATTCTCACGCATGGATGAAATTCCGACGTGTCATGAGGAAATTCGGTCCCTGCTACGTAGCATGATGCATGAAGACGCGTTTGAAAGAGCCGACCTTACCCAAATTTTCACAACTTTAGACGGGTTAGCCAACCAATTAACTCCTATAGCTAATCCTGACAAAACTACCTTTGTAAGTTCTGTCAATTCTGCAGCCCCAGTAAAGGTAGATAGCGAAAGCAATGAGACTCCATCTGAACTTTCAAATCCTAATGTTAACAACTATTATACTGAAGATGATGAGGAAGGCTATAATGCCTATTACGGCTTTACTTAA
- a CDS encoding acyl carrier protein yields the protein MNVESVYPKVREIIADVLVIDEEEISLNSRLIADLGAESIDFLDLVFQLEKEFSIKIPRGQLEKNARGDLAEDEFEKGGILTPKGMQALRNYLSEVPADYFKANLKVNEIPTLFTVETFCKLVVAAVNEQKTCETPA from the coding sequence ATGAATGTAGAAAGCGTGTACCCTAAGGTAAGGGAAATTATCGCTGATGTTTTGGTTATTGATGAAGAAGAAATTTCTCTAAATAGTCGATTGATAGCCGATTTAGGTGCTGAATCAATTGATTTTCTTGATTTAGTTTTTCAGCTTGAAAAAGAATTCAGTATTAAAATACCTCGGGGTCAACTTGAGAAAAATGCCCGTGGTGATTTGGCTGAAGATGAGTTTGAAAAAGGGGGCATACTGACTCCTAAAGGCATGCAAGCGCTCAGAAATTATTTAAGTGAAGTGCCGGCTGATTACTTCAAGGCAAACCTGAAAGTCAATGAAATTCCTACACTGTTTACTGTCGAAACATTCTGTAAATTGGTTGTGGCCGCTGTAAATGAACAAAAAACTTGTGAAACACCAGCCTGA
- a CDS encoding DNA-directed RNA polymerase subunit alpha translates to MDIQEMMTPSVLKVDAKSPYHSRVVLEPLERGYGHTLGNALRRILLSSMPGYAITEVTIDGVLHEYSTIEGVQEDVVDILLNLKQVAIKITTGKEALLTLSKQGPCQVTAGDIQLTHGQEIINPELVIATLNENGKLNMTLKVEKGVGFHSTDSFVRNFDEEIEQKSVGKLKLDNTFSPVKKVAYFVDSARVENRTDLDKLTIDLETDGTLDPEEAIRISASILQRQLHAFVDMKFEESRTDNKERNDFDPILLRPVDDLELTVRSANCLKAENIYYIGDLVQKTENELLKTPNLGKKSLTEIKDVLASRSLSLGMKLENWPPANLGE, encoded by the coding sequence ATGGATATACAAGAAATGATGACGCCATCTGTACTTAAAGTAGATGCTAAGTCGCCTTACCACTCACGAGTCGTTCTTGAGCCTTTAGAGCGTGGCTATGGTCATACCCTCGGTAATGCGTTGAGACGAATTCTCTTATCATCTATGCCCGGTTATGCAATTACTGAAGTAACTATTGATGGCGTACTGCATGAATACAGCACCATCGAAGGTGTTCAAGAGGATGTTGTTGATATCCTCTTAAACTTAAAGCAGGTGGCTATTAAAATTACCACTGGAAAGGAAGCACTATTAACTTTAAGTAAGCAAGGTCCATGTCAGGTAACGGCTGGTGATATTCAATTAACTCATGGTCAGGAGATTATTAATCCTGAGTTAGTCATCGCTACACTCAATGAAAATGGTAAGTTGAACATGACCTTGAAGGTTGAAAAAGGTGTAGGATTTCATTCAACAGACTCATTCGTTAGAAATTTTGATGAGGAAATTGAACAAAAATCTGTTGGTAAATTGAAACTTGATAATACCTTTTCACCAGTTAAAAAAGTTGCTTACTTTGTTGATAGCGCCCGTGTTGAAAATAGAACAGATTTGGACAAGTTAACCATTGATTTAGAGACTGATGGTACTCTTGATCCTGAAGAGGCTATTCGTATTTCTGCCTCTATTTTGCAACGTCAGTTACATGCTTTTGTTGACATGAAGTTTGAAGAATCGCGTACTGATAATAAGGAAAGAAATGATTTCGATCCTATCTTGCTAAGACCAGTTGATGATCTGGAACTTACTGTACGTTCCGCTAACTGTTTAAAAGCAGAAAATATCTATTATATTGGTGATCTGGTTCAAAAGACTGAAAATGAACTGTTAAAAACACCAAATTTAGGAAAAAAATCTCTCACTGAAATTAAAGACGTACTTGCTTCACGTTCTTTATCTTTGGGAATGAAGCTTGAAAATTGGCCGCCAGCAAATCTTGGCGAGTAA
- the rpsK gene encoding 30S ribosomal protein S11 — MAINKAKQQKARKKIKRIVSDGIVHVHASFNNTIVTFTDRQGNALCWATAGGSGFRGSRKSTPYAAQVATEKASAVAKEYGMKSVAVFIDGPGPGRESTIRELISQDFKIVEITDVTGIPHNGCKPPKKRRV; from the coding sequence ATGGCTATAAATAAGGCAAAGCAGCAAAAAGCTAGAAAGAAGATAAAACGAATTGTATCAGACGGTATAGTTCATGTTCATGCTTCTTTTAATAATACCATTGTTACTTTTACTGACCGCCAAGGTAACGCCTTATGCTGGGCTACTGCGGGTGGTTCCGGTTTCCGCGGCTCAAGAAAAAGTACCCCGTATGCTGCTCAGGTTGCAACTGAAAAAGCATCTGCTGTTGCAAAAGAATATGGTATGAAATCTGTGGCTGTATTTATTGATGGTCCTGGGCCAGGTCGTGAATCAACCATTCGTGAGCTGATTTCGCAGGATTTTAAAATTGTAGAAATAACCGATGTAACTGGCATACCTCATAATGGATGTAAGCCACCCAAAAAACGTCGTGTATAA
- the ssb gene encoding single-stranded DNA-binding protein yields MARGINKVILIGNVGVDPDVRYMPNGNAVTTISLATSETWKDKQTGDKQERTEWHRVVCFNRLGEIAGEYVRKGSKLYIEGSLRTRKWQDQQGQDRYTTEIVANDIQMLDAKSGSSGFDEMPTAAGAPMNQGMSRKPQATQAPQGAFEELDDDIPF; encoded by the coding sequence ATGGCACGTGGCATTAATAAAGTAATTCTAATAGGCAATGTCGGTGTAGATCCCGATGTTCGATATATGCCTAATGGCAATGCCGTAACAACAATATCGCTTGCAACTAGTGAAACATGGAAAGATAAGCAAACAGGCGATAAACAGGAACGTACAGAATGGCACCGCGTGGTTTGCTTTAACCGCTTAGGTGAAATAGCTGGTGAATATGTTCGCAAGGGTTCTAAACTTTATATTGAAGGCAGTTTACGTACTAGAAAATGGCAGGATCAACAGGGACAAGATCGCTACACTACAGAAATTGTAGCGAATGACATTCAAATGCTGGATGCCAAGTCTGGTTCTTCAGGTTTTGACGAGATGCCAACCGCAGCTGGAGCACCAATGAATCAAGGCATGAGTCGTAAACCACAAGCTACCCAGGCACCTCAGGGAGCATTTGAAGAATTGGATGATGATATTCCATTTTAA
- a CDS encoding hydroxymyristoyl-ACP dehydratase gives MRFLFVDRILQLSPGESIRGIKHVTQDDAYLCYDETGRLCFIPSLIGETLGQLAAWNVMSFNQFSLRPVAGVVASARVYRAAYVGETLELESFIERLDDTAVQYHSIARINREIVFRVDGALGPLLSMDEFIDEQEVRRQFQEIYRPGEWSPDAHSPQETIDIDLTPRIPKLSFDKILASEPGISLVAEKNITRAAPFFPDHFPRKPVLPMTVLLECKLNLAREFLVQAQFATTYQISELRKIKMNEFIYPGDIVTCYVKVKQQDDQQLILSYRSEVEGKRVCVLELVMTAKGC, from the coding sequence ATGCGGTTTTTATTTGTCGATAGAATTCTGCAGTTATCTCCGGGTGAATCCATCCGAGGGATAAAGCATGTAACACAGGATGATGCTTATTTATGCTACGATGAAACTGGCCGGTTGTGTTTTATCCCTTCTTTAATAGGGGAAACGCTAGGCCAATTGGCTGCATGGAATGTAATGTCTTTTAACCAATTTAGCTTGCGTCCAGTAGCTGGAGTAGTCGCTAGCGCGCGTGTTTATCGTGCTGCTTATGTTGGTGAAACTCTTGAATTAGAATCATTTATAGAAAGACTTGATGATACTGCGGTACAGTATCACAGCATTGCCCGCATCAACAGGGAAATTGTATTTCGGGTGGATGGCGCTTTGGGTCCATTGCTATCAATGGATGAATTTATTGATGAACAAGAGGTGCGTCGTCAATTCCAGGAAATTTATCGGCCTGGAGAGTGGTCACCAGACGCTCATTCACCACAAGAAACGATAGATATCGACCTGACTCCTCGTATTCCAAAACTGTCTTTCGATAAAATTTTAGCCTCAGAACCTGGTATTTCATTAGTTGCTGAAAAAAATATCACTCGAGCAGCTCCTTTTTTTCCTGATCATTTTCCCAGAAAACCGGTACTGCCAATGACTGTTTTATTGGAATGCAAGCTTAATTTGGCGCGCGAGTTTCTGGTTCAAGCACAGTTTGCTACCACGTATCAAATTAGTGAGCTGCGTAAAATAAAAATGAATGAATTTATTTACCCGGGTGATATTGTTACCTGCTATGTGAAGGTCAAACAGCAGGATGACCAACAATTAATTTTAAGTTATCGCAGCGAGGTCGAAGGTAAGCGCGTCTGCGTTTTAGAGTTAGTTATGACTGCAAAAGGTTGCTAA